The proteins below are encoded in one region of Silene latifolia isolate original U9 population chromosome 2, ASM4854445v1, whole genome shotgun sequence:
- the LOC141642082 gene encoding putative aldo-keto reductase 2: protein MATSVKRIKLGSNGLEVSAQGLGCMGMSAFYGPPKPDEDMIELIHHAVNSGVTFLDTSDVYGPHTNEILIGKALRGGWREKVQLATKFGVVYEDGNMSIRGDPQYVRSSCEGSLKRLDVDYIDLYYQHRIDTNVPVEITMKELKKLVEEGKIKYIGLSEASASTIRRAHAVHPITAVQLEWSLWTRDVEEDIIPTCRELGIGIVAYSPLGRGFLCSGPKIAENLSKDDFRQVLPRFQQENMEKNKLIFERVSDIAAQKGCTPAQLALAWVHHQGDDVCPIPGTTKVENLNQNIGALSVKLTAEEIAELESLASDDAVHGDRYGGTISTWNESETPPLSSWKSE from the exons ATGGCAACAAGTGTAAAAAGGATTAAGTTGGGCTCAAATGGGCTTGAAGTATCAGCTCAAGGTTTAGGATGCATGGGCATGTCTGCTTTCTATGGCCCACCTAAACCCGATGAAGATATGATTGAACTTATTCATCATGCTGTTAATTCTGGTGTTACCTTTCTTGATACTTCTGATGTTTATGGACCTCATACTAATGAGATCTTAATTGGAAAG GCACTGAGAGGAGGATGGAGAGAAAAAGTTCAGTTGGCTACAAAATTCGGCGTGGTTTACGAGGACGGAAATATGTCAATCAGGGGCGATCCACAATACGTGAGATCTTCCTGTGAAGGAAGCTTGAAGAGGCTTGATGTTGATTACATTGATCTCTATTATCAACACCGAATTGATACTAATGTCCCGGTTGAAATCACG ATGAAGGAACTTAAGAAACTGGTTGAAGAGGGGAAAATCAAGTACATTGGTCTGTCTGAAGCATCAGCTTCGACTATTCGAAGAGCACATGCAGTTCACCCTATAACAGCAGTGCAGTTGGAATGGTCCTTATGGACACGAGATGTGGAGGAAGATATCATTCCGACCTGCAGAGAGCTCGGCATTGGAATTGTGGCCTATAGTCCTTTAGGAAGAGGCTTCCTCTGTTCCGGACCAAAGATAGCAGAGAACTTGTCGAAGGACGACTTCCGCCAGGTACTGCCAAGGTTTCAGCAGGAAAACATGGAGAAAAACAAACTCATATTTGAGCGAGTTAGTGATATAGCAGCCCAAAAGGGATGCACCCCAGCGCAACTAGCGTTAGCATGGGTGCATCACCAAGGGGACGATGTTTGTCCTATTCCCGGGACCACCAAAGTCGAAAACCTGAACCAGAACATTGGAGCATTATCAGTGAAGCTAACAGCCGAAGAAATAGCTGAACTCGAATCCCTTGCCTCTGACGATGCTGTGCACGGTGATAGGTATGGAGGTACTATCAGTACTTGGAATGAATCGGAAACTCCACCTTTGTCCTCTTGGAAATCTGAATAA
- the LOC141627730 gene encoding putative xyloglucan galactosyltransferase GT12, which translates to MEYLEKDPCSGRYIYMYDLPAKFNKDIVKNCRAIAEWFDYCPYVENEGFGPHFNDTSDNSETVTTKESWFETNQFMLSMIFHHRMKKYKCLTRNSTLATAIYAPFYPGLEVRRYLDKTNLSLRDEGGVAFASWIRRRPEWRRFNGWDHFFVSGRISWDFRRLSYTNSSWGSKLLDLPESKNMTMLTIETSPYANNDFALPYPTYFHPSKDSEVFEWQKRVKNSNRRYLFAFGGAPRPNMTGSIREELIRQCQNATRNRCNLVNCKPGDEMCTNPAHFIEMYMKTDFCLQPPGDSSTRRSTFDSILAGCIPVYFHPSSAYIQYIWYFPKNYTKYSVFIPSKGIENRTVSVEEILSKYSKHDISEMRKEVIRLIPKVIYARNKLETIEDAFDIAVKRILDRIGNSTRLVKEGKVPYSEFPAYASWKYYMTGDVGKHEWDSYF; encoded by the exons ATGGAGTATTTGG AGAAAGATCCTTGTTCAGGCAGGTACATTTACATGTACGATCTTCCTGCAAAGTTCAACAAAGACATTGTAAAAAATTGTCGAGCAATCGCTGAATGGTTCGATTACTGCCCGTATGTCGAAAATGAAGGGTTCGGTCCACATTTCAATGACACTTCGGACAATTCAGAGACGGTAACAACGAAGGAAAGTTGGTTCGAGACTAACCAGTTTATGTTATCGATGATTTTTCATCACAGAATGAAGAAATACAAATGTTTGACTAGAAACTCGACTCTGGCTACCGCGATTTACGCACCATTTTATCCAGGATTAGAGGTAAGGAGGTATCTCGACAAGACTAACTTGTCGTTGAGAGACGAGGGAGGTGTCGCTTTCGCGTCTTGGATAAGGAGACGTCCCGAGTGGAGACGGTTTAATGGGTGGGACCATTTTTTCGTGTCAGGACGGATTAGTTGGGATTTTCGAAGATTAAGTTATACTAATTCGAGTTGGGGTAGTAAGCTTTTGGACTTACCCGAGTCTAAGAATATGACGATGTTAACAATTGAGACGAGTCCTTACGCGAATAATGACTTCGCCCTTCCGTATCCCACCTATTTCCATCCCTCGAAAGATAGCGAGGTGTTTGAGTGGCAAAAGCGAGTGAAGAACTCAAATAGAcgatatctttttgcatttggaggcGCGCCTAGGCCTAATATGACTGGATCAATTCGCGAGGAATTGATCCGTCAATGTCAGAATGCGACAAGAAATCGGTGTAATCTTGTTAATTGTAAGCCGGGTGATGAGATGTGTACAAATCCTGCACATTTTATCGAAATGTATATGAAGACGGATTTCTGTCTGCAGCCACCAGGGGATTCATCGACAAGACGGTCAACTTTTGACTCGATTTTAGCCGGGTGTATCCCGGTTTACTTCCACCCTAGTTCTGCTTACATACAATACATATGGTATTTTCCAAAGAATTATACAAAGTATTCGGTCTTTATTCCGTCTAAAGGGATTGAAAACAGGACGGTTAGTGTCGAGGAAATACTGTCAAAGTACTCAAAACACGATATTTCAGAAATGCGAAAAGAGGTGATAAGGCTAATCCCGAAAGTCATATATGCTCGGAATAAATTAGAGACGATTGAAGACGCGTTTGATATAGCCGTCAAGAGAATTCTTGACAGGATCGGTAATTCTACGAGACTGGTTAAAGAAGGGAAGGTTCCGTATAGCGAGTTCCCTGCGTATGCTAGCTGGAAGTATTACATGACTGGTGATGTTGGAAAGCATGAATGGGATTCTTACTTTTGA